A single window of Acinetobacter wuhouensis DNA harbors:
- a CDS encoding AraC family transcriptional regulator has translation MPHKINKKALQAENYTRLLTNDEIEAPLWIDFRDDPALSIYPLHGHAWGEFVYAFNGVMEVNIDQTNYITPPPYGLWLPPNLQHSGLNRTSVSHATLYIHESLCQQLPQQAGILLTAPLVSVILLHLKQHPITDTAEHLRLLQVLLDQLHHAQYVASYLPHTDHPTLKQILNYLHDNPADQSALSELAMQINTTERTLARLAQKELSMSLNEWRQRLKVMKAMSMLSEGKTVEGIALDLGYANASAFIAMFKRWMEVTPDQFRKSFEV, from the coding sequence ATGCCCCATAAAATCAATAAAAAAGCCCTACAAGCTGAAAATTACACTCGATTATTGACCAATGATGAAATTGAAGCACCGCTTTGGATTGATTTTCGAGATGATCCTGCATTATCTATTTATCCACTTCATGGGCATGCTTGGGGAGAATTTGTTTATGCCTTTAATGGTGTGATGGAGGTGAATATTGACCAGACCAACTATATTACCCCACCCCCTTATGGCTTGTGGTTACCCCCGAATTTGCAACATAGTGGTTTAAACCGTACCTCGGTATCCCATGCAACCTTGTATATTCACGAATCATTATGCCAACAACTGCCACAACAGGCAGGGATCTTATTAACCGCACCTTTGGTCAGTGTGATTTTATTGCATTTAAAACAACACCCGATTACGGATACAGCCGAACATTTACGACTCTTACAAGTGCTTCTTGATCAATTACACCATGCACAATATGTGGCAAGTTATTTACCACATACCGATCATCCGACACTCAAGCAAATTTTGAATTATCTACATGACAATCCAGCAGATCAAAGTGCTCTGTCTGAACTGGCTATGCAGATCAATACCACAGAACGCACCCTTGCGCGTTTGGCACAAAAAGAACTGAGCATGTCGTTAAATGAATGGCGACAACGCTTAAAAGTCATGAAAGCCATGAGCATGTTAAGTGAGGGAAAAACCGTTGAAGGCATTGCACTAGATTTGGGTTATGCCAATGCCTCGGCTTTTATTGCAATGTTTAAGCGTTGGATGGAAGTGACGCCTGATCAATTTAGAAAATCTTTTGAAGTCTGA
- a CDS encoding TetR/AcrR family transcriptional regulator, with translation MANLRQDQAQETKEKLLVQARKLFAEKGYANTSIRALAKSLDMSEGILYHHFSGGKREILAVMVQQGLAEVLMTLNQKNHNLEQQPLAIVLATLYEMCEQLFNQSPELLKIIMRESDVMGLEEVHIIQNVIRSRIEWLANLLRQRCALGEVREMNFELSAQQFLAMSIQYALGKLLNMNVGYSLSKQQDRQAIVEHTLMLWAPIS, from the coding sequence ATGGCAAATTTACGTCAAGACCAAGCGCAAGAAACTAAAGAGAAATTATTGGTACAAGCAAGAAAATTATTTGCTGAAAAAGGCTATGCCAATACGTCGATTCGTGCCTTGGCGAAGTCTCTAGATATGTCGGAAGGGATTCTCTACCATCATTTTTCAGGTGGAAAGCGTGAAATTTTAGCAGTCATGGTGCAACAAGGTCTGGCTGAAGTGTTGATGACCTTGAACCAAAAAAATCACAATTTAGAACAACAGCCCTTAGCCATTGTTTTAGCAACACTTTATGAAATGTGCGAGCAACTTTTTAATCAAAGCCCTGAATTATTGAAAATTATCATGCGTGAAAGTGATGTGATGGGGCTTGAAGAAGTACATATTATTCAAAATGTGATTCGTTCGCGGATTGAATGGTTGGCAAATCTATTAAGACAACGTTGTGCTTTGGGTGAAGTGCGTGAGATGAATTTTGAATTGTCTGCACAACAGTTTCTTGCCATGAGCATCCAATATGCTTTGGGGAAATTATTGAATATGAATGTGGGTTACTCATTGTCAAAGCAACAAGATCGTCAGGCGATTGTTGAGCATACTTTGATGCTTTGGGCACCGATTTCTTAA
- a CDS encoding NAD(P)-binding domain-containing protein, with protein MTRIAIVGAGPSGMAQLRAFQSAKAKGLQVPEIVCFEKQDDWGGLWNYTWRTGVDAHGEAVHGSMYRYLWSNGPKEALEFADYTFDEHFKKPIASYPPRAVLWDYIKGRVEKAGVKDQVRFNTAVQQIDYDQHTEQFTVQVCDHAQDQVYSEQFDYVVVASGHFSTPKVPEYEGFDQFNGRILHAHDFRDAVEFKGKTILIVGSSYSAEDVGSQCYKYGAKQIYSCYRSQPMGYKWPKNWSEKQQLLKVDESKAYFADGSSAKIDAIILCTGYLHHFPYMAEDLKLKTHNCLYPQSLYQGVVWENNPKLFYLGMQDQWYTFNMFDAQAWYVRDIILGQIDLPEQAEMQAHSQKWIARESKLKTSEQMVKFQGEYIKQLITLTDYPSFNIDAVNEIFMQWKKHKKDNIMGFRDKTYRSVMTGKMSKPHHTPWLYALDDSLEAYLDTENREQQAI; from the coding sequence ATGACGAGAATTGCAATTGTCGGAGCAGGCCCAAGTGGCATGGCTCAACTAAGAGCATTTCAATCAGCAAAGGCCAAAGGTCTGCAAGTTCCAGAAATTGTATGTTTCGAAAAACAAGACGATTGGGGCGGACTATGGAACTACACTTGGCGTACAGGTGTAGATGCACATGGCGAAGCGGTACACGGAAGTATGTATCGTTATTTATGGTCAAATGGACCAAAAGAAGCATTGGAGTTCGCAGACTATACGTTTGATGAACATTTTAAAAAACCGATAGCATCCTATCCTCCACGCGCCGTGCTTTGGGATTATATTAAAGGACGTGTTGAAAAAGCAGGTGTGAAAGATCAAGTCCGTTTTAATACGGCAGTTCAACAGATTGATTATGATCAACATACTGAACAATTCACGGTTCAAGTCTGCGACCATGCACAAGATCAAGTGTATTCAGAACAATTCGATTATGTTGTTGTCGCATCTGGACATTTCTCAACACCGAAAGTGCCAGAATATGAGGGTTTTGATCAATTTAATGGTCGGATTCTACATGCACACGATTTCCGTGATGCTGTTGAATTTAAAGGCAAAACGATACTCATCGTTGGTAGTAGTTATTCTGCTGAAGATGTCGGTTCACAGTGTTATAAATATGGTGCAAAACAGATTTATAGCTGTTATCGCAGTCAACCGATGGGTTATAAGTGGCCAAAAAACTGGTCTGAAAAGCAACAACTGTTAAAAGTCGATGAAAGCAAAGCATATTTTGCTGATGGTAGTTCTGCCAAGATTGATGCCATTATTCTTTGTACAGGTTATTTGCATCATTTTCCGTATATGGCGGAAGATTTAAAGCTTAAAACCCACAATTGCTTATATCCACAATCGTTATACCAAGGCGTAGTTTGGGAAAATAATCCAAAACTGTTCTATTTAGGTATGCAAGACCAATGGTACACCTTCAATATGTTTGATGCGCAAGCATGGTATGTGCGTGACATCATTTTGGGTCAAATTGATTTGCCTGAGCAAGCGGAAATGCAAGCCCATTCACAAAAGTGGATTGCACGAGAAAGCAAGCTAAAAACGTCTGAGCAAATGGTGAAGTTTCAAGGTGAATATATCAAGCAATTGATTACTCTAACCGACTATCCAAGTTTTAACATTGATGCGGTAAATGAAATTTTTATGCAATGGAAAAAGCATAAAAAAGACAACATTATGGGCTTTAGAGATAAAACGTATCGTTCAGTGATGACAGGGAAAATGTCGAAGCCACATCATACGCCGTGGTTATATGCACTGGATGATTCTTTAGAAGCGTATCTCGATACTGAAAACAGAGAACAACAAGCCATATAG
- a CDS encoding fumarylacetoacetate hydrolase family protein, whose translation MSTRPSKIVCVGRSYAAHIAELGNATPDRPVLFIKPPSSLVSLQEGISWNENWGSLHHECEVTLRIDQPLKGETNPEKALEAIGAVTLGLDLTLRDLQDDLKKKGQPWERAKAFDGSCVLADWISVDEVKSWDAITFEFAVNDQVRQKGDTSLLIFDIGYLLADISQVFALEPGDVVMTGTPAGVGALASGDQLTMTLNGQSQDFVWKTFVK comes from the coding sequence ATGAGTACACGTCCATCTAAAATTGTCTGCGTCGGTCGTAGCTATGCTGCACATATTGCTGAGTTGGGAAATGCTACACCAGATCGTCCTGTCTTATTTATTAAACCACCGAGCAGTCTAGTTTCTTTGCAAGAGGGAATTTCTTGGAATGAAAATTGGGGCAGTTTGCACCATGAGTGTGAAGTCACTTTACGTATTGATCAGCCACTAAAAGGTGAAACCAATCCTGAGAAAGCGTTGGAAGCGATTGGTGCTGTGACGCTCGGTTTAGATTTGACCTTGCGAGATCTTCAAGATGATTTAAAGAAAAAGGGTCAACCTTGGGAACGCGCAAAAGCCTTTGATGGTTCATGTGTACTGGCAGACTGGATCAGCGTAGATGAAGTTAAGTCATGGGATGCGATCACTTTTGAATTTGCTGTAAATGATCAAGTGCGTCAAAAAGGCGACACGTCTTTATTGATTTTTGATATTGGTTATTTACTTGCAGACATTAGCCAAGTGTTTGCGTTAGAGCCTGGGGATGTGGTGATGACAGGCACACCAGCAGGCGTAGGTGCTTTGGCTTCAGGCGATCAATTAACCATGACATTGAATGGTCAGAGCCAAGATTTTGTTTGGAAAACTTTTGTGAAATAA
- a CDS encoding YcxB family protein has translation MSDSKPALSARYYLNLEESQDGFKLATFGKKQITQMLTPLVSVGIIIWGIYLVINNSSVGQYYIGLGAFFLLLQMLMRYWFLPMMFKRQFVKYQFGKSEQGIELFQEYLELFSSGRPKKIHHYTDVAKFAEGKLTYMIELKDRTVVIVPKRAFESSEDKTLFVNTFKKP, from the coding sequence ATGTCAGACAGTAAGCCTGCATTATCTGCACGTTATTATTTAAATTTAGAAGAATCACAAGATGGTTTTAAACTAGCAACTTTTGGTAAAAAGCAAATTACTCAAATGCTAACGCCTTTAGTGAGTGTGGGGATTATCATTTGGGGGATTTATCTTGTGATCAATAACAGCAGTGTGGGTCAGTATTATATTGGTCTAGGTGCTTTTTTTCTGCTGTTACAAATGTTGATGCGTTATTGGTTTTTACCGATGATGTTTAAACGCCAATTTGTGAAATATCAATTTGGTAAAAGCGAGCAAGGTATTGAACTGTTTCAAGAATATCTGGAATTGTTCAGTAGTGGTCGTCCAAAGAAAATTCATCACTATACTGATGTGGCGAAATTCGCTGAAGGCAAATTGACCTATATGATCGAACTTAAAGATCGCACTGTGGTGATTGTGCCAAAACGTGCATTTGAAAGCTCAGAAGATAAAACACTTTTTGTAAATACATTTAAAAAACCATGA
- a CDS encoding cysteine ABC transporter substrate-binding protein: MNLSLKNLSHVLAATVLSLGLVACNKNAPTAEKKAETETNVSSIEQIKKNGVVRIGVFSDKPPFGYLDAQGKNQGFDVEIAKHVAKDLLGDENKVEFVLTEAANRVEYLKANKVDIIFANFTVTPERKEVVDFAKPYLKVSLGVVSPKAKPITDIAQLKDQTLLVNKGTTADSFFTKSHPEIKLQKYEQNTETFDALKDGRGVALAHDNLLVLAWAKENPNYTVGITSLGQHDLIAPAVKKGDKALLDWLNQDLEKLSKEGVIQQAYEKTLKPVYGDTIDPKDLLVE, translated from the coding sequence ATGAATTTATCTTTAAAAAATCTTAGTCATGTATTGGCTGCAACAGTTTTGAGTTTGGGTTTGGTGGCATGTAATAAAAATGCACCGACAGCGGAGAAAAAAGCTGAGACTGAAACAAACGTATCGAGCATTGAGCAAATTAAGAAAAATGGTGTGGTACGCATCGGGGTATTTAGTGATAAACCACCGTTTGGTTATTTGGATGCACAAGGTAAAAACCAAGGTTTTGATGTTGAAATTGCCAAGCATGTTGCTAAAGATCTATTGGGTGATGAAAACAAAGTTGAGTTCGTACTCACTGAAGCGGCAAACCGTGTGGAATATTTAAAAGCCAATAAAGTTGATATTATTTTTGCCAATTTCACGGTAACGCCTGAGCGTAAAGAAGTTGTTGATTTTGCCAAACCTTATTTAAAAGTATCTTTGGGAGTGGTTTCTCCAAAAGCCAAGCCGATCACGGATATTGCACAATTGAAAGATCAAACCTTGTTGGTGAATAAAGGTACAACAGCAGATTCATTCTTCACAAAATCACATCCTGAAATTAAGTTGCAAAAATACGAGCAAAATACCGAAACCTTTGATGCACTGAAAGATGGTCGTGGCGTGGCTTTAGCACATGACAATCTTTTGGTTCTTGCTTGGGCAAAAGAGAATCCCAACTATACTGTAGGCATTACCAGTCTAGGTCAGCATGACTTGATCGCCCCTGCGGTGAAAAAGGGCGATAAAGCATTGTTGGATTGGCTCAATCAAGATTTAGAAAAATTATCTAAAGAAGGCGTTATCCAACAAGCCTATGAAAAAACATTAAAACCAGTTTATGGCGATACGATTGATCCGAAAGATTTACTAGTAGAATAA
- a CDS encoding amino acid ABC transporter ATP-binding protein, with product MTLLSIQDLQKSFAESHILQGIDLDVKQGEVVVILGPSGCGKSTLLRCINGLEKIQSGTIHLQGSGVLGTDLPWVNVRQKIGMVFQNYELFGHMNVIDNILLGPLKVQKRSRAEAEKVADELLKRVGLYERKQDYPRQLSGGQKQRIAIVRSLVMQPQVILLDEITAALDPEMVREVLDVVLKLAHEGMTMLIVTHEMSFARKVADRIIFMDKGKIIEQATPEQFFEHPQTERAKAFLNMLNY from the coding sequence ATGACTTTGTTATCTATACAAGATTTACAGAAATCATTTGCAGAAAGTCATATTTTACAAGGCATTGATTTGGACGTAAAACAAGGTGAAGTGGTGGTGATTCTCGGTCCATCAGGTTGTGGGAAAAGCACCTTATTGCGTTGTATTAATGGCTTGGAGAAAATTCAAAGTGGGACGATTCATTTACAAGGCTCTGGTGTTCTAGGTACAGATTTACCTTGGGTTAATGTTCGTCAAAAAATCGGCATGGTGTTTCAAAACTATGAACTTTTTGGGCATATGAATGTGATTGATAACATTCTTCTTGGTCCGCTTAAAGTTCAAAAAAGAAGTCGTGCTGAAGCGGAAAAAGTCGCAGATGAGTTGTTAAAGCGGGTCGGATTGTATGAGCGAAAGCAAGATTATCCACGACAACTATCAGGTGGACAGAAGCAACGAATCGCCATCGTGCGTTCATTAGTGATGCAACCGCAGGTCATTCTTTTAGATGAAATTACCGCGGCTTTAGACCCTGAAATGGTACGCGAAGTTTTAGACGTGGTTTTAAAACTTGCCCATGAGGGAATGACCATGCTGATCGTTACGCATGAAATGTCATTTGCTCGAAAGGTCGCAGATCGGATTATTTTTATGGATAAGGGCAAAATTATTGAACAAGCTACGCCTGAGCAATTTTTTGAGCATCCACAAACTGAACGTGCCAAAGCCTTTTTAAATATGTTGAATTATTAG
- a CDS encoding amino acid ABC transporter permease — protein sequence MEFNYLFQPDHLYRLLQGLWITAKIAFISVFFSAIFGTVFGVVMTSKNLFIQSLCRLYLEIIRIIPILVLLFVFYFGFATWFNWQFSAVVVCIVVFVLWGTAEMGDLVRAAITSIDQHQRDSAYALGLSQNQTLFYVVFPQSLKRVTPGAINLFTRMVKTSSLAVLIGVVEVIKVGQQIIENSLLIVPNASLWIYGLIFILYFLICYPLSRLATHLEKVWESP from the coding sequence ATGGAGTTTAATTACTTATTTCAGCCAGATCATCTCTATCGCTTGCTACAAGGTTTATGGATCACTGCAAAAATTGCTTTTATTTCCGTATTTTTTTCAGCGATTTTTGGCACGGTTTTCGGGGTAGTTATGACCTCAAAAAATCTATTCATTCAAAGTTTGTGTCGTCTGTATTTAGAAATCATCCGAATTATTCCTATTCTCGTTTTGCTGTTTGTCTTCTACTTTGGTTTTGCCACTTGGTTCAATTGGCAGTTTTCAGCAGTGGTGGTATGTATCGTGGTTTTTGTACTTTGGGGCACTGCGGAAATGGGGGATTTGGTTCGAGCTGCGATTACCTCTATAGATCAGCATCAGCGAGATTCCGCGTATGCATTGGGATTAAGCCAGAATCAAACATTATTCTATGTGGTTTTTCCGCAAAGCCTGAAACGGGTTACACCAGGGGCAATTAATCTATTCACACGGATGGTAAAAACCAGTTCATTGGCAGTACTGATCGGGGTGGTGGAAGTGATTAAAGTCGGACAGCAAATCATTGAAAATTCATTGTTAATCGTCCCGAATGCTTCGCTGTGGATTTATGGTTTGATCTTTATTTTATATTTTCTGATTTGCTATCCCTTATCACGTTTGGCGACACATTTAGAAAAAGTTTGGGAGTCACCATGA
- a CDS encoding amino acid ABC transporter permease codes for MNWQYIYSVMPQFVSATLTTLKISMISIILAIVVGLICSVLITYKIKIFDKIAKIYIEISRNTPLLIQLFFLYYGLPKLGIKIDGFTCGVIGLTFLGGSYMAEAFRAGLQAVAKGQIDSGESIGLSPVQVFQYVIFPQALAVSIPAIGANCLFLIKESSVVSAIAVVELLFVTKDLIGMDYKTTEALFLLIMSYLIILLPVSILTSYLEYRSRKVSHGV; via the coding sequence TTGAACTGGCAATATATCTACAGTGTGATGCCACAGTTTGTTTCAGCAACTCTGACGACACTCAAAATTTCAATGATTAGCATCATACTTGCCATAGTGGTTGGTTTAATTTGTAGTGTCTTAATCACTTATAAAATCAAGATATTCGACAAAATAGCCAAAATTTATATCGAAATATCACGTAATACACCGCTACTTATTCAGCTCTTTTTCCTCTACTACGGTCTACCAAAACTTGGCATTAAAATTGATGGTTTTACTTGTGGAGTGATTGGGCTGACTTTCCTTGGTGGAAGCTATATGGCAGAAGCTTTTCGAGCAGGTTTGCAAGCAGTTGCAAAAGGGCAAATAGATTCAGGGGAAAGCATCGGGTTAAGTCCAGTACAAGTTTTTCAATACGTTATTTTTCCCCAAGCTTTAGCTGTTTCGATTCCTGCGATTGGTGCGAATTGTTTATTCCTCATTAAAGAAAGTTCTGTGGTCAGTGCTATCGCTGTAGTGGAATTGCTCTTTGTCACCAAAGACTTGATTGGTATGGATTACAAAACCACGGAAGCATTATTTCTACTGATTATGTCTTACCTAATTATTTTATTACCTGTGTCCATTCTCACCAGTTATTTGGAATATCGTAGTCGGAAGGTGAGCCATGGAGTTTAA
- the rnr gene encoding ribonuclease R has protein sequence MMKNWVDPEAKAEAERYDNPIPSRTLILETIEQKQEPLSHADLVEAFEIADQKSIDALSHRLSAMVRDGQLMKDGFKYQLMADQPTLDATVYVNSKGLGVASIDGKKEEFLLPERELRQVFHGDRVKVQQTSVDRKGKAWGYITEVTQRRVKQLIGKVAEFEDEYFIQPSNPNAHQPITLEKELIEHAKAKVGDSIRVEIDDYPTRDEFATGHIIQSMADKADTEIIIPQTILEYGLPYEFPEEVVKEAESFKEPSAKDRAGRIDLRDLPLVTIDGEDARDFDDAVYAEKRPGGGYRVVVAIADVSHYVRIGKPLDDEAQERGTSVYFPHFVLPMLPEALSNGLCSLNPHVDRLCMVCDLNLSRAGRVTKFEFYPSVMHSKARLTYTQVAQYLDGDSKTVPEDRDVRKSLNTLYQLYETLKGLRAERHAMEFETVETYMTFDELGGIKEILPRSRNVAHKLIEECMLLANVAAAEYCLKNEVPMLYRVHEAPEFSRIQKVKDFVKLLGLPFPDQPTQADYQKVIEATKDRIDAPSIHAVLLRSMMQAYYGPKNVGHYGLAYEAYTHFTSPIRRYPDLLLHRAIKASLTTKKYPLSGSALDEAGEHFSATERRADEASRSVTSWLKCHYMQQHIGEEFVGVISATAEFGLFVTLKDLYVDGMVHVSQLGDDYFVFDQVSQSLVGQNRGQVFGLGDEVKIKVAGVNIEERKIDFELLQQLSHAGRVIRSRAPRVAKPTAKEEVFSDRPTRVKSDADNNNVSDDGERPFRKKKSKGKPSSYGKKSSKNSATKPETKAKDKVKKKAKPKKKKSNAKAKDE, from the coding sequence ATGATGAAAAATTGGGTCGATCCTGAAGCGAAAGCTGAAGCCGAACGTTACGACAATCCTATTCCAAGTCGTACCCTTATCCTTGAAACGATAGAACAAAAACAAGAACCACTATCACATGCTGATTTAGTGGAAGCATTTGAAATTGCCGATCAAAAAAGTATAGATGCGTTGAGCCATCGTTTAAGCGCAATGGTGCGTGATGGTCAACTGATGAAGGATGGTTTTAAATACCAACTCATGGCAGACCAACCAACTTTAGATGCGACTGTTTATGTCAACTCAAAAGGCTTAGGTGTTGCCAGTATTGATGGTAAAAAAGAAGAATTTTTACTGCCTGAACGTGAACTGCGCCAAGTCTTCCACGGCGACCGTGTTAAAGTCCAACAAACTTCGGTTGACCGTAAAGGTAAAGCTTGGGGCTATATCACTGAAGTGACACAGCGCCGTGTAAAACAACTGATTGGTAAAGTCGCTGAATTTGAAGATGAATATTTTATTCAACCTTCAAATCCCAATGCACATCAGCCGATTACCTTAGAAAAAGAACTGATTGAGCATGCCAAAGCTAAAGTTGGCGATTCAATTCGTGTCGAAATTGATGATTATCCAACCCGTGATGAATTTGCCACAGGTCATATCATCCAATCCATGGCGGATAAAGCGGATACAGAAATCATTATTCCACAAACCATTTTAGAATATGGTTTACCGTACGAATTTCCAGAAGAAGTTGTAAAAGAAGCTGAAAGTTTCAAAGAACCTTCGGCAAAAGACCGTGCAGGTCGTATTGATTTGCGTGATTTGCCATTAGTCACCATTGATGGTGAAGATGCACGTGACTTCGATGATGCAGTTTATGCTGAAAAACGTCCAGGTGGCGGTTATCGTGTTGTCGTGGCAATTGCCGATGTCAGCCATTATGTCCGCATTGGTAAACCTTTGGATGACGAAGCGCAAGAACGTGGTACATCCGTGTATTTCCCACATTTTGTCTTGCCAATGTTGCCTGAAGCACTGTCGAATGGTTTGTGTTCTTTAAATCCGCATGTTGACCGTTTGTGTATGGTCTGTGATTTGAATTTAAGCCGTGCAGGTCGTGTGACCAAATTTGAATTCTACCCTTCAGTCATGCATTCAAAAGCACGTTTGACTTATACCCAAGTCGCTCAATACTTAGATGGTGACAGCAAAACGGTTCCTGAGGATCGTGATGTACGTAAGTCGTTAAATACACTTTATCAATTGTATGAAACACTCAAAGGTTTACGTGCTGAACGCCATGCAATGGAATTCGAAACTGTTGAAACCTATATGACATTTGATGAGTTAGGTGGAATTAAAGAAATCCTACCGCGTTCACGTAATGTTGCACATAAACTGATTGAAGAATGTATGTTGCTTGCCAACGTGGCAGCCGCTGAATATTGCTTAAAAAATGAAGTGCCAATGTTGTACCGTGTACATGAAGCACCTGAGTTTTCACGCATTCAAAAAGTTAAAGATTTTGTGAAATTGCTTGGTTTGCCATTCCCTGATCAGCCGACACAAGCCGATTATCAAAAAGTCATTGAAGCAACCAAAGATCGTATTGATGCACCAAGTATTCATGCCGTCTTATTACGCTCAATGATGCAAGCCTATTATGGTCCGAAAAATGTTGGTCACTATGGTTTGGCTTATGAAGCGTATACGCACTTCACTTCGCCAATTCGTCGTTATCCTGACTTATTGTTGCATCGTGCGATCAAAGCCAGTTTAACGACTAAGAAATATCCGCTCTCAGGTTCAGCCTTGGATGAAGCAGGTGAACATTTCTCAGCAACCGAACGTCGTGCCGATGAAGCCTCTCGCTCAGTGACTTCTTGGTTGAAATGTCATTATATGCAGCAGCATATTGGTGAAGAATTTGTCGGTGTGATTAGTGCGACTGCTGAATTTGGTTTATTCGTGACGCTGAAAGACCTGTATGTCGATGGTATGGTGCATGTGAGTCAACTCGGCGATGATTATTTTGTCTTTGATCAAGTCAGTCAAAGTCTTGTCGGTCAAAATCGCGGACAAGTCTTTGGTTTAGGCGATGAAGTAAAAATCAAAGTTGCTGGTGTGAATATTGAAGAACGCAAGATCGACTTTGAGCTGTTACAACAACTTTCTCATGCAGGTCGTGTGATTCGTAGTCGTGCGCCACGCGTTGCGAAACCAACAGCAAAAGAAGAAGTTTTTTCTGATCGTCCTACACGTGTTAAATCGGATGCTGACAATAACAATGTCAGTGACGATGGAGAACGTCCCTTTCGAAAGAAAAAATCAAAAGGAAAGCCTAGTTCTTACGGTAAAAAGTCTAGTAAAAACAGTGCAACGAAGCCTGAAACAAAGGCTAAAGATAAAGTGAAGAAAAAGGCTAAACCGAAAAAGAAAAAGTCTAATGCAAAAGCAAAGGATGAGTAG